In Taeniopygia guttata chromosome Z, bTaeGut7.mat, whole genome shotgun sequence, one genomic interval encodes:
- the LOC121468205 gene encoding TALPID3 protein-like: protein MSLTPASKALGCSEGRFRRETALVVSTVMVGLMEVCLKVPHEPPIIQAEAPSSHLISSAVNSHGLQLCPVPVPGPLAGHWEKPGQRSLTNEAPSSHRGLFPATAAPAQVFPEAYSSNFPSHGVHTQKSPLKTPVPRRYAPEPVPKNGKISEKENSVVEKENISKPTREGEGKGLEHVLNSQETPLKQVEYSKKAALNSNERSWHSERHRHKALPPDAISSFESYSSIEKTVQKADHLLQDLGKLRREMHNILQEATTWKSDMNDLIKRCPGRDSYPKDCA from the exons ATGTCTCTGACACCAGCGTCTAAAGCACTGGGATGCAGTGAGGGAAGGTTTCGCAGGGAAACTGCCCTTGTAGTGAGCACTGTCATGGTGGGATTgatggaagtgtgcctgaaggtccCTCATGAGCCTCCTATTATCCAGGCTGAAGCTCCCTCG TCCCATCtcatcagctctgcagtgaacagccatgggctgcagctgtgtcctgtgcctgtccctgggcCCCTGGCAGGGCACTGGGAGAAGCCAGGGCAGAGATCACTCACTAACGAAGCACCTTCATCTCACAGGGGTTTAttccctgccactgctgcaccTGCCCAAG tgttccCTGAAGCATATTCAAGCAATTTTCCAAGTCATGGGGTTCATACACAAAAATCTCCTCTAAAGACACCAGTTCCTCGAAGATATGCTCCAGAACCTGtacccaaaaatgggaaaatctcagagaaagaaaactctgtagtagaaaaagaaaatatttccaaaccTACAAGAGAAG GTGAAGGGAAAGGTCTGGAACACGTTTTGAATTCTCAAGAAACACCACTGAAGCAAGTAGAATATTCCAAGAAGGCAGCATTAAACAGCAATGAAAGGAGCTGGCATTCTGAGAGACACAG ACACAAAGCTTTGCCTCCAGatgcaatttcttcttttgaaagCTACAGTTCAATTGAGAAAACAGTGCAAAAAGCAGATCATTTACTTCAAGATCTTGGCAAGTTGAGAAGAGAAATGCACAACATTCTGCAG GAAGCAACTACATGGAAATCTGACATGAATGATCTTATTAAG agaTGTCCTGGAAGAGATTCGTATCCGAAGGACTGTGCATGA